From a single Calothrix sp. NIES-2098 genomic region:
- a CDS encoding CO2 hydration: MVTIQNKPYNNPLAEYIKRLQTGEALLADSPQNVLEVVGILKSYGVVLDAYSNNLIYIADHQFLVFFPFFKYFNGEFSWQKLFRHWWHDRINFEYAEYCMKSMMWHGGGGLDTYLDTKEFQETAQAVIAAKFKNNPLVIGINQLFPDFLIEQLRVSAYYSGLGQFWRVMADIFLNLSDRYDRGEITTIPQVVEHIKAGLVADAAKPITYEVKIDNKVYEILPKKLGLTFLADTAIPYVEAVFFRGTPFSGTVTYNAQAYQIPPDQARFQYGALYADPLPIGSAGIPPTLLMQDMRHYLPEYLHEVYRRTPRGEDDLRVQICITFQKSMFCVTTATILGLMPYPLDSEDPSEQRANQVYLEKWMERFQTSRLLDVNQ, encoded by the coding sequence ATGGTAACGATACAAAATAAGCCGTATAACAATCCCTTAGCTGAGTATATCAAACGCCTACAAACAGGAGAAGCACTACTTGCTGATAGCCCACAAAATGTTTTAGAAGTAGTTGGCATTCTCAAAAGCTATGGCGTAGTTCTAGATGCATATTCAAATAATCTTATCTACATTGCAGACCATCAATTTTTAGTGTTTTTTCCCTTTTTTAAATACTTTAATGGCGAATTTTCTTGGCAGAAATTATTCCGTCACTGGTGGCATGACAGAATTAATTTTGAATATGCTGAGTATTGTATGAAGTCCATGATGTGGCATGGTGGCGGTGGACTAGATACATATTTAGATACTAAAGAATTTCAAGAAACAGCCCAAGCTGTAATTGCTGCTAAGTTTAAAAACAATCCTTTAGTTATAGGTATAAATCAACTATTTCCCGACTTCTTAATTGAACAGTTGCGTGTTTCTGCATACTACAGTGGTTTGGGACAATTTTGGCGTGTCATGGCTGATATCTTTCTCAACCTATCTGACCGCTATGACCGAGGCGAAATAACAACAATTCCCCAAGTCGTAGAACATATTAAAGCAGGCTTAGTGGCAGATGCAGCCAAGCCAATTACTTACGAAGTAAAAATCGATAACAAAGTTTATGAAATCCTGCCTAAAAAACTTGGTTTAACCTTCTTAGCAGATACAGCAATACCTTATGTAGAAGCAGTTTTCTTTCGGGGAACTCCTTTCTCTGGCACAGTTACCTACAACGCTCAAGCATATCAAATTCCCCCCGATCAAGCTCGCTTTCAATATGGTGCATTATACGCCGATCCTTTACCCATTGGCAGCGCAGGTATTCCTCCCACTTTATTAATGCAGGATATGCGGCATTATTTGCCAGAGTATTTGCATGAAGTTTATCGTCGCACTCCTCGCGGTGAAGATGATTTACGAGTGCAAATTTGTATAACTTTCCAAAAATCGATGTTCTGTGTAACTACAGCCACGATTTTAGGATTAATGCCTTATCCTTTAGATAGCGAAGATCCATCTGAACAACGAGCGAATCAAGTCTATTTAGAAAAGTGGATGGAACGCTTCCAAACTTCGCGCTTGCTGGATGTTAATCAGTAA
- a CDS encoding proton-translocating NADH-quinone oxidoreductase, chain M — MLSALILVPLFGAAFIGFWPPGMNGKLSRGIALVTASIAFVWSVILAIQFHPAQVDQQFSEFLPWVDALGLNYNLGVDGLSLPLLVLNGLLTCIAIYSSDESLQRPRFYYSLILLLSAGVTGAFLAQDLLLFFLFYEVELIPLYLLIAIWGGERRGYAATKFLIYTALSGILILASFLGLVWLSHAPNFALATLNAKTLPLATQLLLLAGILVGFGIKIPLVPFHTWLPDAHVEASTPISVLLAGVLLKLGTYGLLRFGMNLLPEAWGYLAPWLATWAVVSVLYGASCAIAQKDMKKMVAYSSIGHMGYILLAAAAATKLSVLGTVMQMISHGLISALLFLLVGIVYKKAGSRNLDVVRGLLNPERGMPVIGSLMVLGVMASAGIPGMLGFISEFIIFRGSFPVFPVQTLLCMIGTGLTAVYFLILVNQAFFGRLSAQVTNLPRVYWSDRIPSIVLAVLIVIFGIQPAWLARWTEPTIAAMVNTQNIVATVALDKAGKN; from the coding sequence ATGCTAAGTGCGTTAATTTTAGTGCCATTATTTGGTGCAGCTTTTATTGGTTTTTGGCCTCCTGGCATGAATGGTAAACTGTCCCGTGGGATAGCTTTAGTCACTGCTAGTATTGCCTTCGTGTGGTCAGTTATTTTAGCTATTCAATTTCATCCAGCGCAGGTCGATCAACAGTTTAGCGAGTTCCTACCTTGGGTGGATGCCTTAGGCTTAAACTATAATCTAGGAGTAGATGGTTTATCCTTACCGCTGCTGGTTTTGAATGGATTGTTGACCTGCATTGCCATCTACAGCAGCGATGAATCTCTGCAACGTCCTAGATTTTATTACTCATTGATACTGTTGTTAAGTGCTGGGGTGACAGGAGCCTTTCTGGCACAGGATTTACTGCTATTTTTCCTGTTTTATGAAGTGGAGTTAATCCCCCTGTATCTTTTGATTGCAATTTGGGGTGGTGAAAGAAGGGGTTACGCAGCTACGAAATTCCTCATTTATACTGCGCTTTCAGGAATTTTGATTTTAGCAAGTTTCCTGGGTCTAGTCTGGCTGAGTCATGCACCTAACTTTGCCTTAGCAACATTGAATGCCAAGACTCTACCGTTAGCAACGCAACTTTTGTTACTAGCAGGCATCTTAGTTGGTTTTGGCATTAAGATTCCTCTGGTTCCCTTCCATACATGGTTGCCAGATGCTCACGTTGAAGCGTCTACGCCAATTTCTGTGCTACTAGCTGGGGTATTGTTGAAATTGGGAACTTATGGCTTACTGCGATTTGGCATGAACTTGTTACCAGAAGCTTGGGGTTATTTGGCTCCTTGGTTGGCAACTTGGGCAGTAGTAAGCGTACTGTATGGTGCATCTTGCGCGATCGCCCAAAAAGACATGAAAAAAATGGTGGCATATAGTTCCATTGGACACATGGGCTATATACTTTTAGCGGCGGCGGCGGCGACAAAGTTAAGCGTCTTAGGTACTGTGATGCAAATGATCAGCCACGGCTTAATTTCAGCCCTACTGTTTCTGCTTGTGGGGATTGTGTATAAAAAAGCTGGCAGTCGTAATTTAGATGTCGTCCGTGGACTGCTGAATCCAGAACGCGGTATGCCTGTTATTGGTAGCTTGATGGTTTTAGGAGTCATGGCCAGTGCTGGGATACCTGGAATGCTAGGGTTTATTTCCGAATTCATAATTTTTCGGGGTAGTTTCCCAGTTTTCCCAGTTCAAACTTTGCTATGTATGATTGGTACGGGTTTAACTGCGGTTTACTTCTTAATTCTGGTGAATCAAGCCTTCTTTGGCCGCTTATCTGCACAAGTGACCAACTTACCACGCGTGTATTGGAGCGATCGCATACCATCTATAGTTTTAGCTGTTTTGATTGTGATTTTTGGTATCCAACCCGCTTGGTTAGCACGCTGGACTGAACCAACAATCGCGGCAATGGTAAATACACAAAACATAGTGGCAACGGTTGCCTTAGATAAGGCAGGCAAAAATTAA
- a CDS encoding NdhF3 family NAD(P)H dehydrogenase codes for MNQFFYITSWFVPVYGLIGALLTLPWAMGIVRRTGPRPAAYFNLLTTFAAFIHSLFIFQHIWDREPENLLINWFKVADLDLSFGLDISPVSVGATVLITGLSILAQIYALGYMEKDWGLARFFALIGFFEAALSGLAISDSLFLSYALLEVLTLSTYLLVGFWYAQPLVVTAARDAFWTKRVGDLLLLMGVVVLSSLAGSLNFSDLYEWAQTANLDSVTSTLLGLALIAGPAGKCAQFPLHLWLDEAMEGPNPASVLRNSLVVAGGAYLLYKMQPLLALSPVALNALVIMGTVTAIGATLVSLAQIDIKRALSHSTSAYMGLVFLAMGLQQGGVALMLLLTHAIAKALLFMSSGSIIHTTHTQNLTEMGGLWSRMPATTTAFVVGSAGMVTLLPLGSFWAMLSWADGFVNISPWVIGVLVIVNGLTALNLTRVFRYIFWGTPQQKTRRAPEVGWQMAFPMVTLTILTLLLPLMLQQWYLLPDWESINWYVVGMLLSSTLVGVAIGSTMYLQKAWSRSRILAWRFIQDLLGYDFYIDQIYKVTVVSAVALLSKISAWSDRYLIDGVVNLVGFVAILSGQGLKYSISGQSQGYMLTILAVVSVLGFFISWSLGLLDKLPF; via the coding sequence ATGAATCAATTTTTCTACATCACAAGTTGGTTTGTGCCTGTTTATGGTTTAATCGGTGCGCTTTTAACCTTGCCTTGGGCAATGGGCATTGTTCGGCGAACTGGGCCTAGACCTGCGGCATATTTCAACTTGTTGACTACCTTTGCCGCTTTTATTCATAGTCTATTCATCTTTCAACATATCTGGGATAGAGAGCCAGAAAATTTGTTAATTAACTGGTTCAAAGTCGCAGATTTAGATTTATCCTTTGGGTTAGACATTTCACCAGTTAGTGTGGGGGCAACGGTTTTAATTACCGGGTTGAGCATCCTAGCACAAATTTACGCCCTAGGTTACATGGAAAAGGACTGGGGGTTAGCGCGTTTTTTTGCGCTGATTGGATTTTTTGAAGCAGCACTGAGTGGTTTAGCCATTAGTGACTCTTTGTTTCTCAGCTATGCTCTTTTAGAAGTCCTCACCCTTTCCACTTACTTGCTAGTAGGATTCTGGTATGCACAACCTTTAGTAGTGACAGCAGCAAGAGATGCATTCTGGACCAAACGGGTAGGAGACTTGTTGCTGCTCATGGGTGTAGTGGTGCTTTCTAGCTTGGCAGGAAGTCTGAACTTTTCTGATTTATATGAGTGGGCACAAACAGCTAATTTAGATTCAGTGACTTCGACTTTACTGGGGTTGGCATTGATAGCTGGGCCAGCAGGTAAATGCGCGCAATTTCCTCTGCATCTGTGGTTGGATGAAGCGATGGAAGGGCCAAACCCTGCCTCAGTATTGCGGAACTCACTGGTGGTAGCTGGTGGTGCTTATTTGCTGTATAAAATGCAACCATTATTGGCATTGTCCCCAGTGGCGTTAAATGCCTTGGTAATCATGGGGACAGTGACAGCAATTGGTGCAACTTTAGTGTCTTTAGCGCAAATTGATATTAAGCGGGCGCTATCTCATTCCACCAGTGCATACATGGGGTTGGTATTTTTGGCAATGGGGTTGCAGCAAGGTGGTGTAGCTTTGATGTTGCTGTTAACTCATGCGATCGCCAAAGCACTCTTATTCATGAGTTCTGGTTCGATCATTCATACTACCCATACTCAAAACCTCACAGAAATGGGCGGTCTGTGGTCGCGGATGCCAGCTACCACCACTGCCTTTGTTGTCGGTTCTGCGGGGATGGTGACATTGCTACCACTAGGCAGCTTTTGGGCAATGCTATCCTGGGCTGACGGCTTTGTGAATATTAGCCCCTGGGTAATTGGCGTATTGGTAATAGTTAATGGTTTAACAGCATTAAATTTAACGCGGGTATTCAGGTACATATTTTGGGGTACACCGCAACAAAAGACCAGACGCGCCCCTGAAGTCGGTTGGCAGATGGCATTTCCAATGGTGACATTGACTATTCTGACACTGTTATTACCCTTAATGTTACAGCAATGGTACTTACTGCCTGATTGGGAAAGTATCAATTGGTATGTTGTCGGAATGTTATTATCTTCCACCTTAGTGGGTGTTGCTATCGGCTCTACCATGTATCTGCAAAAAGCATGGTCGAGATCGAGAATCCTCGCCTGGAGATTTATCCAAGACTTGTTGGGTTACGATTTCTACATCGACCAAATTTATAAAGTCACCGTGGTAAGTGCAGTAGCATTACTTTCTAAAATTTCTGCATGGAGCGATCGCTACTTAATTGACGGTGTAGTTAACTTGGTGGGATTTGTAGCTATTCTCAGCGGCCAAGGTTTAAAGTACAGCATTTCTGGACAATCTCAGGGTTATATGTTGACCATCCTCGCAGTTGTCAGCGTCCTCGGCTTTTTCATTAGTTGGTCATTAGGGCTATTGGATAAGCTGCCTTTTTAA
- a CDS encoding microcompartment protein: protein MPIAVGMIETKGFPAVVEAADAMVKAARVTLVGYEKIGSARVTVIVRGDVSEVQASVAAGVEAARRVNGGEVVSTHIIARPHENLEYVLPIRYTEAVEQFRT, encoded by the coding sequence ATGCCAATTGCAGTTGGAATGATTGAGACTAAAGGCTTTCCAGCAGTAGTAGAAGCTGCTGATGCGATGGTGAAGGCTGCTCGTGTAACATTAGTTGGATATGAAAAAATCGGTAGTGCGCGAGTCACAGTAATTGTGCGGGGAGATGTATCGGAAGTGCAAGCCTCAGTAGCAGCTGGGGTAGAAGCAGCTAGAAGAGTAAATGGTGGAGAAGTGGTATCCACCCACATCATTGCCCGTCCCCACGAAAACTTAGAGTACGTCTTGCCGATTCGTTATACCGAAGCCGTAGAACAGTTCCGCACTTAA
- a CDS encoding microcompartment protein yields the protein MSIAVGMVETLGFPAVVEAADAMVKAARVTLVGYEKIGSGRVTVIVRGDVSEVQASVAAGVESVKRVNGGQVLSTHIIARPHENLEYVLPIRYTEDVEQFRENVNAIRPFGRRP from the coding sequence ATGTCGATCGCAGTAGGAATGGTAGAAACGCTAGGCTTTCCAGCAGTAGTAGAAGCAGCAGACGCGATGGTGAAAGCAGCGCGCGTCACTTTGGTAGGCTACGAAAAAATCGGGAGTGGTCGGGTTACAGTCATCGTGAGGGGAGATGTCTCGGAAGTACAAGCTTCTGTAGCCGCAGGGGTAGAATCAGTGAAGCGAGTTAATGGTGGACAAGTACTGTCTACCCACATTATTGCTCGTCCTCACGAAAACTTGGAATACGTCCTACCAATTCGTTATACAGAAGATGTAGAACAGTTCCGGGAAAATGTGAACGCCATTCGTCCTTTCGGCAGAAGACCATAA
- a CDS encoding ethanolamine utilization protein EutN/carboxysome structural protein Ccml, with amino-acid sequence MQIAKVRGTVVSTQKDPSLRGVKLLLLQLVDEEGNLLQKYQVAADSVGAGVDEWVLFSIGSAARQVPGNEHRPLDAAVVAIIDTIHVEDRLIYSKKDQYR; translated from the coding sequence ATGCAAATTGCCAAAGTACGGGGCACAGTAGTTAGCACGCAAAAAGATCCAAGTCTTAGAGGTGTGAAACTACTGTTGTTGCAATTAGTAGATGAAGAAGGAAACCTCCTGCAAAAGTACCAAGTAGCAGCAGATAGCGTCGGTGCAGGAGTAGATGAGTGGGTACTTTTCAGTATAGGTAGTGCAGCTCGTCAAGTTCCTGGCAACGAACATCGTCCGTTAGATGCAGCAGTGGTGGCGATAATTGATACTATTCATGTCGAAGATCGTCTCATTTACAGCAAAAAAGACCAATATAGATAG
- a CDS encoding ribulose bisphosphate carboxylase small chain, whose translation MAVSNTVAPPTPWSRTLAEPTIHKTTFVHSFSNVIGDVRIGANVIVAPGTSIRADEGTPFFIGENTNIQDGVVIHGLEQGRVIGDDQEHYSVWIGKNASITHMALIHGPAYVGDNSFIGFRSTVFNARVGAGCIVMMHALIQDVEIPPGKYVPSGAIITNQQQADRLPDVQAQDQEFTHHVVGINQALRAGYLCVADSKCIAPIRDELKKSSTSNGITVLELERSSEVASGSLSAETIEQVRYLLEQGYKIGTEHVDQRRFRTGSWTSCKPLDARSVGEAIAALESCVRDHSGEYVRLFGIDKNKRRVLETIIQRPDGTVSAPSNFRAPAAQSNGSYRAHTNGNSNGYGSGQLSAETVEQIRQLLAGGYKIGTEHVDERRFRTGSWQSCQPISSTSTNDVIAALQDCINNHQGEYVRLIGIDPKAKRRVLESIIQRPNGQVSPSSSQKSFASAPTATAQATSTRLSGEVVDQLRQLLASGYKISVEHVDQRRFRTGSWTSSGPIQANSEREAIAALEAHLAEYQGEYVRLIGIDPKAKRRVLETIIQRP comes from the coding sequence ATGGCAGTCAGCAACACGGTGGCTCCCCCAACCCCGTGGTCTAGAACCTTAGCTGAGCCAACAATCCATAAAACCACATTTGTACATTCGTTTTCCAATGTGATTGGAGATGTGCGTATAGGTGCAAATGTTATCGTTGCTCCCGGAACATCAATTAGAGCCGATGAAGGTACGCCTTTCTTCATTGGTGAAAACACTAATATTCAAGATGGTGTAGTTATTCATGGGTTGGAGCAAGGTCGAGTAATTGGTGATGACCAAGAGCATTACTCGGTATGGATAGGTAAAAATGCTTCCATTACCCACATGGCCCTGATTCACGGGCCCGCTTATGTTGGGGATAATTCATTTATTGGTTTTCGCTCTACGGTATTTAATGCCAGGGTGGGTGCAGGCTGCATTGTGATGATGCACGCTTTGATTCAAGATGTAGAAATTCCCCCTGGTAAGTATGTACCGTCGGGAGCCATCATTACTAATCAGCAGCAAGCTGACCGCTTACCAGATGTACAAGCGCAGGATCAAGAATTCACCCATCATGTAGTGGGAATTAATCAGGCACTACGTGCGGGTTATCTGTGTGTGGCGGATAGTAAATGTATTGCACCCATTCGGGATGAATTAAAAAAATCTTCTACAAGTAATGGCATTACTGTTTTAGAGCTAGAAAGGAGTAGTGAAGTGGCAAGCGGCAGTTTGAGCGCAGAAACTATTGAGCAGGTGCGCTATTTATTGGAGCAGGGATATAAAATTGGTACGGAACACGTAGACCAAAGACGCTTCCGTACTGGTTCTTGGACTAGTTGTAAACCTCTGGATGCTAGATCGGTTGGGGAAGCGATCGCAGCTTTAGAAAGTTGTGTGAGAGACCACAGCGGCGAGTATGTGCGGTTGTTTGGTATCGATAAAAATAAACGGCGCGTGTTAGAAACCATCATCCAACGTCCCGATGGTACAGTTTCCGCACCTAGCAACTTTAGAGCGCCTGCTGCTCAGTCTAATGGTAGCTACAGAGCTCATACTAACGGTAACAGTAACGGTTATGGTAGCGGACAACTCAGTGCTGAAACCGTAGAACAAATCCGCCAACTCTTGGCAGGTGGTTACAAAATCGGTACAGAACACGTAGATGAGCGACGCTTCCGCACAGGTTCTTGGCAAAGTTGTCAGCCAATTAGCTCCACTTCTACCAATGATGTGATTGCTGCCTTACAAGATTGTATCAACAACCATCAAGGCGAATATGTGCGCTTGATTGGTATTGACCCGAAAGCCAAGCGTCGGGTATTGGAAAGTATTATCCAACGTCCTAACGGTCAGGTTAGTCCATCTAGCAGCCAGAAATCATTTGCTAGTGCGCCAACAGCAACCGCACAAGCAACTAGCACCCGCTTGAGTGGTGAAGTCGTAGACCAGTTACGGCAATTACTGGCAAGTGGGTATAAGATTAGCGTTGAACACGTAGACCAAAGACGCTTCCGTACAGGTTCCTGGACAAGCAGCGGCCCGATTCAAGCCAATTCGGAAAGAGAAGCGATCGCGGCTTTAGAAGCACACCTGGCTGAATATCAAGGCGAATACGTGCGCTTAATCGGCATTGACCCGAAAGCCAAGCGTCGGGTATTGGAAACCATTATTCAGCGCCCATAG
- a CDS encoding transferase hexapeptide repeat protein — MSVPPLRLSNNFDSYISGEVTIHPSAVLAPGVILQAAVNGNIVIGPGVCIGMGSILQVHEGTLEVEAGANLGAGFLMVGQGKIGTNACIGSATTVFNCSVAAGQVIPPGSILGDTSRRIGATEPEPSPMNASTPTQAAKEGKNLIGRQRDNGINRDRDKTISSTNFSAGVFVEFQHQSISQPQPASNPVDESSPVAENPTLPAEATTELSQDSEPSQNTTESSNSIGTNIYGTGSIQKLLVTLFPHRQFLNEPISDDRSE; from the coding sequence ATGTCTGTGCCGCCACTGCGCCTCAGCAATAATTTTGATTCTTACATTAGTGGCGAGGTGACTATTCATCCAAGTGCGGTACTCGCGCCAGGAGTGATACTCCAAGCGGCTGTCAACGGCAATATCGTTATCGGCCCGGGGGTTTGCATTGGTATGGGGTCGATTCTCCAAGTCCATGAAGGAACCCTAGAAGTAGAAGCAGGGGCAAATTTGGGAGCCGGCTTTCTCATGGTTGGTCAAGGTAAAATTGGAACAAATGCTTGTATTGGTTCAGCGACTACAGTGTTTAACTGTTCGGTTGCAGCCGGACAAGTAATTCCACCTGGTTCAATTTTGGGAGACACCAGTCGGCGTATTGGTGCTACAGAACCGGAACCATCACCAATGAATGCTTCTACACCAACGCAGGCGGCGAAGGAAGGAAAAAATTTGATCGGCAGACAAAGAGATAATGGGATAAATAGAGATCGGGACAAAACTATTTCCTCAACTAACTTCTCTGCTGGAGTTTTTGTAGAGTTCCAGCACCAATCTATTTCCCAACCTCAGCCTGCTAGCAATCCGGTAGATGAATCTTCTCCCGTTGCAGAAAACCCCACTTTGCCCGCAGAAGCCACAACAGAACTGAGCCAAGACTCAGAACCTAGCCAAAATACCACCGAATCGTCCAACAGTATTGGTACTAACATTTATGGTACAGGGAGCATCCAAAAGCTGTTAGTCACATTGTTTCCCCATAGGCAATTCCTAAATGAACCAATCTCTGACGATCGCTCTGAATAA
- a CDS encoding microcompartment protein has protein sequence METSNQRAISTVQASRSRDSLKDTALGLVSTLSFPAIVGTADMMLKSAGVHLVGYEKIGGGHCTAIVRGGIADVRLAVEAGVQTAEQFGQLVSSLVIPRPYPNLEVVLPITNRLSKVMEEGNYSRLSNQAVGLVETRGFPAMVGACDAMLKSADVHLAAYEKIGAGLCTAIIRGSVANVAVAVEAGMYEAERIGELNAVMVIPRPLDELEQTLPLASCWIEQRQPLNLPVNIKEQVAEIEMLQLPDLTQLPVKILEE, from the coding sequence ATGGAAACATCAAACCAACGGGCTATTAGCACTGTTCAGGCCTCCCGAAGTCGAGATAGTCTCAAGGACACTGCCTTAGGTTTAGTATCTACCCTGAGTTTCCCGGCAATCGTGGGGACTGCGGACATGATGCTGAAATCGGCAGGAGTACATTTAGTTGGCTACGAAAAAATTGGTGGCGGTCATTGTACAGCAATTGTCCGGGGTGGCATTGCAGATGTGCGCCTAGCTGTAGAAGCTGGCGTACAAACTGCCGAACAGTTTGGTCAATTAGTCTCTAGCTTGGTAATTCCCCGCCCTTATCCTAATTTGGAGGTAGTGCTACCGATTACTAATCGTCTTAGCAAAGTTATGGAAGAGGGCAATTACAGCCGTTTGAGCAATCAAGCAGTTGGTTTGGTGGAAACGCGGGGATTTCCGGCGATGGTAGGAGCCTGCGATGCCATGCTCAAATCAGCTGATGTCCATTTGGCAGCCTATGAAAAAATCGGTGCAGGGTTATGTACAGCGATTATTCGTGGCTCAGTGGCTAATGTTGCCGTAGCAGTAGAAGCAGGAATGTATGAGGCAGAACGCATTGGGGAGTTGAACGCGGTGATGGTGATTCCTCGACCGTTGGATGAACTGGAACAGACTTTGCCATTGGCAAGTTGTTGGATAGAACAACGTCAACCGTTGAATTTGCCAGTCAACATCAAGGAGCAAGTTGCCGAAATCGAGATGCTTCAGTTGCCCGATTTAACTCAGTTACCCGTCAAAATTTTAGAAGAATGA
- a CDS encoding transcriptional regulator LysR family protein, with protein sequence MNQATLHQLKVFEAAARHGSFTRAAEELFLTQPTVSMQIKQLTKSVGLPLFEQVGKRLYLTEAGRELFATCRQIFETIAQFEMKVADLKGLKQGQLKLAVITTAKYFVPRFLGAFCQLYPGIDIALQVTNHERILERMVNNLDDLYIMSQVPENIDVTCQPFLDNPLVVFAPYNHPLAKEKNIPLQRLAQEPFIMREPGSGTRRAVQSLFDEHEMKVNVKLELGSNEAIKQAIAGGLGISILSLHTLMPESSELTILDVQHFPIQRTWYMVYPSGKQLSIVARTYYDYLINTAKNYIQQNTSFAWGTFEQSQG encoded by the coding sequence TTGAACCAAGCGACGCTACACCAGTTGAAGGTGTTCGAGGCGGCAGCAAGGCATGGGAGCTTTACGCGTGCAGCCGAGGAATTGTTTCTCACCCAACCCACCGTTTCCATGCAGATTAAGCAATTAACAAAATCGGTCGGTTTGCCTTTATTTGAGCAGGTGGGTAAGCGTTTATATTTGACAGAAGCTGGACGGGAACTGTTTGCTACTTGTCGCCAGATTTTTGAAACTATAGCCCAATTTGAAATGAAAGTAGCAGATTTAAAAGGGCTAAAACAGGGTCAATTAAAACTGGCAGTAATCACAACTGCAAAATATTTTGTACCGCGGTTTTTGGGTGCATTTTGCCAGCTTTATCCAGGAATAGATATTGCACTACAAGTCACAAACCACGAACGAATTTTAGAGAGAATGGTGAATAATCTGGATGACTTGTATATTATGAGCCAAGTTCCAGAAAATATTGATGTGACTTGCCAGCCATTTTTAGATAACCCCTTAGTTGTCTTTGCTCCTTACAATCATCCACTAGCGAAGGAGAAAAATATTCCTCTGCAACGGCTGGCACAAGAACCTTTTATTATGCGAGAACCCGGTTCGGGAACGCGCCGTGCTGTCCAAAGTTTATTTGACGAACATGAAATGAAAGTAAACGTCAAGTTGGAATTGGGGAGTAATGAGGCAATTAAACAAGCGATCGCGGGTGGTTTAGGAATTTCGATTTTATCTCTTCATACCTTAATGCCAGAATCTTCTGAGTTAACGATTCTGGACGTACAGCACTTTCCGATTCAGCGCACTTGGTACATGGTTTACCCTTCTGGTAAGCAGCTATCGATTGTGGCTCGTACCTATTATGATTACCTCATCAATACGGCCAAGAATTATATTCAGCAAAATACTTCTTTTGCCTGGGGTACATTTGAGCAAAGTCAAGGATGA